The Falco cherrug isolate bFalChe1 chromosome 15, bFalChe1.pri, whole genome shotgun sequence genome includes a region encoding these proteins:
- the CDX4 gene encoding homeobox protein CDX-4, producing MHVNSLLDKESSMYPGSARANNNLPVQNFVSTPPYSDYMGYHHVPTLDTHGQPAGTWGSHYGPQREDWNAYGPGPSSTVAAAQINGSSPGQVSYSSADYSSLHPAGSGGLPPVDTINAQQISPNSQRHSSYEWMRKTVQANTTGKTRTKEKYRVVYTDHQRLELEKEFHCNRYITIRRKSELAANLGLSERQVKIWFQNRRAKERKIIKKKISQFDGSGGSAQSDTGSLSPNEISSSLFQSPHGINGLQPNDIHQVIVSE from the exons ATGCATGTGAACTCTCTCTTGGATAAAGAGAGCAGCATGTACCCAGGATCTGCAAGGGCTAATAACAACCTGCCAGTGCAAAACTTTGTGTCTACTCCACCCTATTCAGATTACATGGGATATCATCATGTGCCAACTCTGGACACCCATGGACAGCCTGCGGGAACCTGGGGATCTCACTATGGCCCACAGCGGGAGGACTGGAACGCTTACGGCCCAGGACCTTCCAGCACAGTTGCTGCTGCACAGATCAATGGCTCGTCTCCTGGACAGGTCTCCTACAGTTCTGCTGATTATAGCTCCCTCCATCCCGCTGGATCCGGGGGATTACCTCCTGTAGATACCATTAATGCACAGCAAATCTCTCCCAACAGCCAAAGGCACAGCTCTTACGAATGGATGAGGAAAACGGTGCAAGCTAACACTACTG gtaaaacaagaacaaaagaaaagtacCGAGTTGTTTACACAGATCATCAGAGACTAGAATTAGAGAAGGAATTTCACTGCAACAGATACATTACAATAAGGAGAAAGTCAGAACTTGCAGCAAACCTGGGACTATCTGAAAGACAG GTGAAAATCTGGTTCCAGAATCGCcgagcaaaagaaagaaaaattatcaagaagaaaatatctcAGTTTGATGGCAGTGGGGGCTCAGCTCAGAGTGACACTGGTTCACTGAGTCCAAATGAAATATCCAGTTCTCTTTTCCAATCACCACATGGAATAAATGGATTACAGCCTAATGATATTCATCAAGTCATAGTTTCAGAATGA